Proteins from a single region of Carcharodon carcharias isolate sCarCar2 chromosome 29 unlocalized genomic scaffold, sCarCar2.pri SUPER_29_unloc_2, whole genome shotgun sequence:
- the LOC121274050 gene encoding proline and serine-rich protein 3-like, producing MSLPGLPHSSVALLKSRLSSGGEPSDVSQLEPFDQETIHLQEKANRLLERSESSSSGLVPVSSEGVGSLSISDTIEEVSRRLTCIPLCEPAAGDVTMKQLPTVPDPLHPVRVPPFSALPADDILYQWRLQRKMEAARERPWPLLPKRKSHSPPVRLDRQADECDEDAHGDRMTAIVPSPENYRRGDETPAGTPAHGPSARPAAGAAVAKAALKPSRAEPAAAEPPPAPGGGRCSHPDLAGRGQARRGGGGRSPGRVPRPGRSPSSPPEPRGQGRRWGRHRPRHDRGLESRTDSAGPSTLERRQKQGGAAPQPAPGQESSSGGAWSPPTDRPRVVTGHGERAGPADRPAPSDVRRALGQVVSERMFSPPASRQRTNNKPETESRGRGVHLPPSPVPGTHQTPEAVSLLLEEAEESDGVEFEEDMLLQVLRQQRDWVKRQLREADLRLPVLNDHER from the exons ATGTCACTGCCTGGCCTCCCTCACTCAAGTGTGGCTTTACTGAAGAGTAGACTGTCCTCCGGG GGAGAACCTTCGGATGTTTCCCAGCTGGAGCCCTTTGACCAGGAGACAATTCATCTCCAGGAGAAAGCAAATCGCCTGCTGGAGCGCAG TGAGTCCTCTTCCAGCGGACTGGTTCCTGTCAGTTCAGAAGGGGTGGGatctctgtccatctctgatACCATCGAGGAGGTGTCGCGCAGGCTCACCTGCATCCCGCTTTGCGAACCCGCTGCTG GCGATGTGACAATGAAGCAGCTTCCCACTGTGCCTGACCCCCTCCACCCAGTCCGTGTGCCACCATTCAGTGCCCTCCCTGCGGACGACATCCTGTACCAGTGGCGTCTGCAGAGGAAGatggaggcagcgagagagagaccttggCCCTTGCTGCCAAAGAGGAAATCACACTCCCCTCCAGTCCGCCTGGACAGACAA GCTGACGAGTGTGATGAGGATGCTCACGGAGACAGGATGACGGCCATTGTACCCTCCCCTGAGAACTATCGGAGAGGGGACGAGACTCCAGCCGGGACCCCCGCACACGGCCCGAGCGCCAGGCCTGCCGCCGGAGCTGCCGTGGCCAAGGCCGCGCTGAAGCCCAGCAGGGCGGAGCCGGCAGCGGCAGAGCCCCCGCCCGCACCCGGGGGAGGCCGCTGCTCCCACCCGGACCTGGCGGGCAGAGGGCAGGCCCGGCGGGGAGGAGGGGGCCGGTCGCCGGGCCGGGTGCCTCGCCCCGGGAGGTCTCCGAGCAGCCCCCCTGAGCCGAGGGGCCAGGGGCGCCGGTGGGGCCGCCACAGACCCAGGCACGACAGAGGGCTGGAGAGCCGGACCGACAGCGCGGGGCCTTCGACCCTCGAGCGGCGCCAGAAGCAGGGCGGCGCCGCTCCACAGCCAGCCCCGGGCCAGGAGTCGTCCAGTGGTGGAGCCTGGAGTCCTCCCACCGACAGGCCGCGCGTGGTGAcggggcacggggagagagcagggccggCGGACCGCCCCGCACCATCGGACGTGCGTCGTGCGCTGGGACAG GTTGTCTCTGAGAGAATGTTCTCTCCTCCTGCTTCAAGGCAACGGACCAACAATAAgccagagactgagagcagaggcAGGGGTGTGCACCTGCCCCCTTCACCCGTTCCTGGCACCCACCAGACTCCAGAGGCAGTATCCCTACTGCTTGAGGAAGCTGAAG AATCGGACGGGGTGGAGTTTGAGGAGGACATGTTGCTTCAGGTGCTGAGACAGCAGAGAGACTGGGTCAAACGGCAGCTCAG ggAAGCTGACCTGAGACTGCCAGTCCTGAATGACCATGAACGCTGA